A genome region from Bradyrhizobium commune includes the following:
- a CDS encoding efflux RND transporter permease subunit, with product MALNISAWSIRHPLPSVVFSFILLILGWSSFTKLAVTRLPSADIPVISVAVSQFGAAPAELESQVTKTIEDAVSGVEGVWHITSSITDGLSLTTIQFTLSTNTDRALNDVKDAVTRVRSNLPQNVNEPLIQRVDVIGLPIVTYAAISPGKTPEQLSYFVDDVVKRAMQGVRGVAQVERIGGVEREILVSLDPDRLQAMGLTAVNVSQSLRGTNVDVAGGRAEIGKNDQAIRTLAGAKTLSDLAGTMIALFSGGEVRLDDLGTVTDTIADRRTFARFNGEPVVALGIKRSKGASDVVVAAAVEKRINALKAAYPDVDLKLIDTSVEYTKGNYEAAISTLFEGAILAVVIVLLFLRDLRATIIAAISLPLSIFPAFWAMDILGFSLNLVSFLAITLSTGILVDDAIVEIENIVRHMNMGKSPYRAALEAADEIGLAVIAISLTIIAIFAPASFMSGIAGQFFKQFGITVSVQVFFSLLAARFVTPVLAAYFLKHHTHEEPPPGRVLRTYHSIVSWSVRHYFITVLIGVGIFAASIWSITLLPQGFLPTQDSARSLIALELPPGTQLAYTEKVTEDIVARLRKRPEVKSIFVDGGRVPPGTQEVRRASLIINYVPKADRTVTQRELEFSISQELENIPDLRFWFLDENGLRPISLVVTGVDANIVNNVASELATQMKRIPTISNVISETTLERPELRIEPRAELAARLGVSTESLSQTIRVATIGDVGPALAKFDVGDRLVPIRVQLEDAARGNLKTLEQLRVPLGEHGEKGGVPLSVIADVKLDQGPTSINRYDRDRQATVAADTVGSTALGDATKLINELPVMKSLPKGVKVSPSGDAESLNELSDGFATAMTAGLMMVYAVLVLLFGTFLQPITILFSLPLSIGGAIAALLVTGKQLTTPVWIGILMLMGIVTKNAIMLVEFAIESIHAGKPRDEAMIDAGMKRARPIVMTTIAMAAGMMPSALAVGAGGEFRSPMALAVIGGLIFSTILSLVFVPAMFMVMDDLGALIWRFGKLLVVHSEDADSADHHAPPPVSAAPVEAPPMPKSIVPPAAE from the coding sequence ATGGCACTCAATATCTCGGCATGGTCGATCCGTCATCCGCTGCCGTCGGTCGTCTTTTCGTTCATCCTGCTGATCCTCGGCTGGTCCTCCTTCACCAAGCTCGCGGTGACGCGACTGCCCTCGGCCGATATTCCCGTGATCTCGGTCGCGGTGTCGCAGTTCGGCGCGGCGCCTGCCGAGCTTGAATCCCAGGTCACGAAGACGATCGAGGACGCGGTGTCCGGCGTCGAAGGCGTGTGGCACATCACGTCGTCGATCACCGACGGCCTGTCGCTGACCACGATCCAGTTCACGCTCTCGACCAACACCGACCGCGCGCTCAACGACGTCAAGGACGCGGTGACGCGCGTGCGCTCGAACCTGCCGCAGAACGTCAACGAGCCGCTGATCCAGCGGGTCGACGTGATCGGCCTGCCGATCGTCACCTATGCCGCGATCTCGCCCGGGAAGACGCCGGAGCAGCTGTCCTATTTCGTCGACGACGTGGTCAAGCGCGCCATGCAGGGCGTTCGCGGCGTCGCCCAGGTCGAGCGCATCGGCGGTGTCGAGCGCGAGATCCTGGTCTCGCTCGATCCCGACCGCTTGCAGGCCATGGGCCTGACCGCCGTCAATGTCAGCCAGAGCCTGCGCGGCACCAATGTCGACGTCGCCGGCGGCCGCGCCGAGATCGGCAAGAACGACCAGGCGATCCGGACGCTCGCGGGCGCCAAGACGCTGAGCGATCTCGCCGGCACCATGATCGCGCTGTTTTCCGGCGGCGAGGTGCGGCTCGACGACCTCGGCACCGTCACCGACACCATCGCGGACCGCCGCACCTTCGCCCGCTTCAACGGCGAGCCGGTTGTGGCGCTCGGCATCAAGCGATCCAAGGGCGCCAGCGACGTCGTCGTCGCGGCCGCCGTCGAGAAGCGCATCAATGCGCTCAAGGCCGCCTATCCCGATGTCGACCTGAAGCTGATCGACACCTCGGTCGAATACACCAAGGGCAACTACGAGGCCGCGATATCGACCCTGTTCGAGGGCGCCATCCTCGCCGTCGTGATCGTGCTGCTCTTTCTGCGTGATCTGCGCGCCACCATCATCGCCGCGATCTCGCTGCCGCTGTCGATCTTCCCGGCGTTCTGGGCGATGGACATTCTCGGCTTCTCGCTCAACCTCGTCAGCTTCCTCGCCATCACGCTCTCGACAGGTATTTTGGTCGACGACGCCATCGTCGAGATCGAGAATATCGTGCGGCACATGAACATGGGCAAATCGCCCTATCGTGCCGCCCTCGAAGCCGCCGACGAGATCGGCCTCGCGGTGATTGCGATCTCGCTCACGATCATCGCGATCTTCGCGCCTGCAAGCTTCATGTCGGGCATCGCCGGTCAGTTCTTCAAGCAGTTCGGCATCACCGTGTCGGTGCAGGTGTTCTTCTCGCTGCTGGCTGCGCGCTTCGTCACGCCGGTGCTGGCAGCCTACTTTCTCAAGCACCACACCCATGAGGAGCCGCCGCCGGGTCGTGTGCTGCGGACCTATCACAGCATCGTATCCTGGTCGGTGCGGCACTATTTCATCACCGTGCTGATCGGCGTGGGCATCTTCGCGGCCTCGATCTGGAGCATCACGCTGCTGCCCCAGGGCTTCCTGCCGACGCAGGACAGCGCGCGCTCGCTCATCGCCCTCGAGCTGCCGCCGGGCACCCAGCTCGCCTACACCGAAAAGGTCACAGAAGACATCGTTGCGCGGCTGCGCAAGCGGCCGGAGGTGAAGAGCATCTTCGTCGACGGCGGCCGCGTACCGCCGGGCACCCAGGAAGTCCGACGCGCATCCCTGATCATCAACTACGTGCCCAAGGCCGATCGCACCGTCACCCAGCGCGAGCTGGAATTCTCCATCAGCCAGGAGCTGGAGAACATCCCGGACTTGCGCTTCTGGTTCCTCGACGAGAACGGCCTGCGCCCCATCTCGCTGGTCGTGACCGGCGTCGATGCCAACATCGTCAACAACGTCGCGAGTGAGCTTGCGACGCAGATGAAGCGGATTCCGACCATCTCCAACGTGATCTCGGAAACCACGCTGGAGCGGCCCGAACTGCGCATCGAGCCTCGCGCCGAGCTCGCCGCCCGGCTCGGCGTCTCGACCGAAAGCCTGTCGCAGACCATCCGCGTCGCCACCATCGGCGACGTCGGTCCTGCGCTCGCCAAATTCGACGTCGGGGACCGGCTGGTGCCGATCCGGGTGCAACTCGAGGACGCCGCGCGCGGCAATCTGAAGACGCTCGAGCAGCTGCGGGTGCCGCTCGGCGAGCATGGCGAGAAGGGCGGCGTTCCGCTGTCCGTCATCGCCGACGTCAAGCTCGATCAGGGCCCGACCAGCATCAACCGCTATGACCGGGACCGGCAGGCGACCGTTGCCGCCGACACCGTCGGCTCCACGGCGCTCGGCGATGCCACCAAGCTGATCAACGAGCTCCCGGTGATGAAGAGCCTGCCGAAAGGCGTCAAGGTCTCACCGTCGGGCGACGCCGAAAGCCTGAACGAACTGTCCGATGGCTTCGCGACCGCGATGACGGCGGGCCTGATGATGGTCTATGCCGTGCTGGTGCTGCTGTTCGGTACCTTCCTGCAGCCGATCACCATCCTGTTCTCGCTGCCGCTGTCGATCGGCGGCGCCATTGCGGCGCTCCTCGTCACCGGCAAGCAGCTCACCACGCCGGTGTGGATCGGCATCCTGATGCTGATGGGCATCGTCACCAAAAACGCGATCATGCTGGTGGAGTTCGCGATCGAATCCATTCACGCCGGCAAGCCGCGCGACGAAGCGATGATCGATGCAGGCATGAAGCGCGCGCGCCCGATCGTCATGACGACCATCGCGATGGCCGCCGGCATGATGCCGAGCGCGCTCGCGGTCGGCGCCGGCGGCGAGTTCCGTTCGCCGATGGCGCTCGCGGTGATCGGCGGCCTGATCTTCTCGACCATCCTGTCGCTGGTGTTCGTGCCTGCGATGTTCATGGTGATGGACGACCTCGGCGCCCTGATCTGGCGCTTCGGCAAGCTGCTGGTCGTACACAGCGAGGACGCCGATAGTGCTGACCACCACGCGCCCCCGCCCGTCAGCGCGGCGCCCGTGGAAGCGCCGCCGATGCCAAAGAGCATCGTGCCGCCTGCGGCGGAATAG
- a CDS encoding efflux RND transporter periplasmic adaptor subunit — MSITEYLKPAGTVVFIVALGVGYYWFEHRHHPEPKETPSEALVIVTKSTNACFSDLVRVTGFFVPRREAVVIADQEGSKVTDVFVTEGAVVTDNQELARLTAPPQMPGQPQRPGPQGPISLKAPAPGLITEVRTIVGAPASPQAGPMFRIAVSNEIELDAQVPAVHMSKLSPGATVRISRDDAADLIGRVRLVSAEIDRSTQLGRVRISVTNNPSLKAGVFARASIDAKRSCGVAVPKTAIDHLTVQVVKGGNTIETRKVRVGLTSDTSTEILEGLDVGEIVVADAGSSLHDGDQIKTMFADELDRTRVR, encoded by the coding sequence ATGAGCATCACCGAATATCTCAAGCCTGCGGGAACCGTGGTCTTCATCGTCGCGCTCGGCGTCGGCTATTACTGGTTCGAGCATCGGCACCACCCGGAGCCGAAGGAAACGCCGAGCGAGGCCCTCGTCATCGTGACGAAATCGACCAATGCCTGCTTCTCGGATCTCGTGCGGGTGACCGGCTTTTTCGTGCCGCGACGCGAGGCCGTGGTCATCGCCGACCAGGAAGGATCGAAAGTCACCGACGTCTTCGTGACCGAAGGCGCCGTCGTCACCGACAACCAGGAGCTGGCGCGCCTGACGGCGCCGCCGCAGATGCCGGGCCAGCCGCAGAGACCGGGACCGCAAGGCCCGATCTCGCTGAAGGCGCCCGCACCGGGCCTCATCACCGAAGTCAGGACCATCGTCGGCGCGCCGGCCTCGCCGCAGGCCGGACCGATGTTCCGCATCGCGGTCAGCAACGAGATCGAGCTGGATGCGCAAGTTCCAGCGGTGCATATGTCCAAGCTCAGCCCCGGCGCCACCGTGCGGATCAGCCGGGACGACGCTGCCGACCTGATCGGCCGGGTCAGGCTGGTCTCAGCCGAGATCGACCGCTCCACGCAGCTCGGCCGCGTCCGCATCAGCGTCACCAACAATCCCTCGCTGAAGGCCGGCGTGTTCGCCCGCGCCTCCATCGACGCCAAGCGCAGCTGCGGCGTTGCGGTCCCCAAGACCGCCATCGACCATCTCACGGTGCAAGTCGTCAAAGGCGGCAACACGATCGAGACGCGCAAGGTGCGGGTCGGGCTGACCTCGGACACCTCGACCGAAATCCTGGAAGGCCTCGACGTCGGCGAAATCGTCGTGGCCGACGCCGGCTCTTCGCTCCACGACGGCGACCAGATCAAGACCATGTTCGCCGATGAACTCGATCGCACGCGGGTACGCTGA
- a CDS encoding OmpA family protein, whose protein sequence is MRLAAKGFTAILSIITVGVALSLSPAFAGDDNSNSKNVTEDEIVRALAPQPKKPLTRGLSIGPQTDPAPSAAETKLLQTVRGRATRSLSSTEREEIASAAKDKPNIDLEITFDYNSADISAKSLPSVQALGRALTSPDLKGSTFVVAGHTDAAGGDSYNQELSERRADSIKRYLVDKYSIAAADLVTVGYGKSKLKDPSQPMSEVNRRVQVVNMENKTTASK, encoded by the coding sequence ATGAGACTGGCTGCAAAAGGATTTACCGCGATTCTGTCGATCATCACCGTCGGCGTAGCGCTGTCGCTCTCGCCCGCCTTCGCCGGCGACGACAACAGCAACAGCAAGAACGTCACCGAGGACGAGATCGTCCGCGCGCTGGCGCCGCAGCCGAAGAAGCCCCTGACCCGCGGGCTCTCGATCGGCCCGCAGACCGACCCGGCACCGAGCGCCGCGGAGACCAAGCTGCTCCAGACCGTCCGCGGCCGCGCCACGCGCTCGCTCTCCTCGACCGAGCGTGAGGAGATCGCGTCCGCCGCCAAGGACAAGCCGAATATCGATCTCGAGATCACCTTCGACTACAACTCGGCCGATATCAGCGCCAAGTCGCTGCCTTCCGTGCAGGCGCTCGGCCGCGCGCTGACCAGCCCCGACCTGAAGGGCTCGACCTTCGTGGTCGCGGGCCACACCGACGCCGCCGGCGGCGACAGCTACAACCAGGAACTGTCGGAGCGCCGCGCCGACTCGATCAAGCGTTACCTGGTCGACAAGTACAGCATTGCCGCGGCTGATCTCGTCACCGTCGGCTACGGCAAGAGCAAGCTGAAGGACCCGAGCCAGCCGATGTCCGAGGTGAACCGCCGCGTGCAGGTGGTCAACATGGAAAACAAGACCACCGCATCGAAGTGA
- a CDS encoding caspase family protein: MKIRFVFLLPLLVSLVPAAPSHAAGDRYALIIGNSKYPDADSPLKEPINDARDVADELKRDGFSVEVGENLTGDGMRRAFDKLYGKIKPGSVALVFYSGFGIQSARQSFMIPVDAQIWTESDVRRDGFSIETVLGELNTRGAGVKIALIDASRRNPFERRFRSFSAGLTPVIAPNGTLVMYSAALASVVSDAGGEHSLFVQELLKEIRVPDLMAEETLNRTKMGVTRASRGEQVPWISSSLAEDFSFIPGATGSRPQTTTPPPAPPAPPPVVTNTPPPAPPAPPPVVANNPPPIPPAPPLPPPPPKPQVEAALPPPPPPVKPIDPGTTPSTDSGPSQAVLADDPTIKSLTAKIAANPDDVNALYRRGQVYASKGAYSLAIKDFDDTLRINSKDVEALNNRCWTRTVVGDLQGALKDCNEALRLRPNFVDALDSRGLVNLKSGAVKNAIADFDAALRINPRLTSSLYGRGVAKQRNGSAQEGALDIANAKAMDPNIVQEFASYGVR; this comes from the coding sequence ATGAAAATTCGCTTCGTTTTTCTTCTGCCATTGCTCGTCTCGCTCGTCCCGGCCGCGCCGTCGCATGCGGCCGGCGACCGCTATGCGCTGATCATCGGCAATTCCAAATATCCCGATGCGGACAGCCCGCTGAAGGAGCCGATCAACGATGCGCGCGACGTCGCCGACGAGCTCAAGCGCGACGGCTTTTCCGTCGAGGTCGGCGAGAATCTGACCGGCGACGGCATGCGCCGCGCCTTCGACAAGCTGTACGGCAAGATCAAGCCGGGCTCCGTGGCGCTGGTGTTCTACAGCGGGTTCGGCATCCAGTCGGCGCGCCAGAGCTTCATGATCCCGGTCGATGCGCAGATCTGGACCGAATCCGACGTCCGCCGCGACGGCTTCAGCATCGAAACCGTCCTCGGCGAGCTCAACACCCGCGGCGCCGGCGTCAAGATCGCGCTGATCGACGCCAGCAGGCGCAACCCGTTCGAGCGCCGGTTCCGCAGCTTCTCGGCCGGATTGACGCCTGTCATCGCGCCGAACGGGACGCTGGTGATGTATTCGGCAGCGCTGGCCTCAGTTGTCTCGGATGCCGGCGGCGAGCACAGCCTGTTCGTCCAGGAGCTCTTGAAGGAAATCCGCGTCCCCGATCTGATGGCGGAAGAGACGCTGAACCGCACCAAGATGGGCGTGACCCGCGCCTCGCGCGGCGAGCAGGTGCCTTGGATCTCCTCTTCGCTGGCCGAGGATTTTTCGTTCATTCCTGGTGCCACCGGATCGCGCCCGCAGACGACGACGCCGCCACCGGCCCCGCCCGCACCGCCGCCGGTCGTGACGAACACCCCCCCACCGGCGCCTCCGGCCCCACCGCCCGTGGTCGCGAACAATCCGCCGCCGATACCTCCCGCACCGCCGTTACCGCCTCCGCCGCCGAAGCCGCAGGTCGAGGCTGCTTTGCCCCCGCCGCCACCGCCGGTCAAGCCGATCGATCCAGGCACCACGCCTAGCACCGATTCCGGCCCGAGCCAGGCCGTTCTCGCTGACGACCCCACCATCAAGAGCCTGACGGCCAAGATCGCCGCCAATCCGGACGACGTGAATGCGCTGTACCGGCGCGGCCAGGTCTATGCCAGCAAGGGGGCCTACAGCCTCGCCATCAAGGATTTTGACGACACGCTCCGGATCAATTCGAAGGACGTCGAGGCGCTGAACAACCGTTGCTGGACCCGCACCGTGGTCGGCGATCTCCAGGGCGCGCTGAAGGATTGCAACGAGGCACTGCGGCTGCGGCCGAATTTCGTCGATGCGCTGGACAGCCGTGGGCTGGTCAATTTGAAATCCGGGGCGGTGAAGAACGCCATCGCCGATTTCGACGCGGCGCTGCGGATCAATCCGCGCCTGACCTCCTCGCTTTACGGACGGGGTGTGGCCAAGCAGCGCAACGGTTCGGCCCAGGAAGGGGCGCTCGACATCGCCAATGCCAAGGCGATGGACCCGAATATCGTTCAGGAATTCGCAAGTTACGGAGTGCGTTGA
- a CDS encoding N-acyl homoserine lactonase family protein, whose amino-acid sequence MGNAYEIYALRYATMSPRTPSMNFLAPDPHDGAAQDLDYFVWLIRGGGRDILVDTGFNAEEASARARKLTLNPADALERFGVAASSIRDIIVTHLHYDHAGNLDRFPNARFHLQEREMAYATGRCMCNGLLRHPFSVEHVTQMVRHVYGERVTFYSGDGEIAPGVTVHRVGGHSDGLQVVKVETARGSVVLASDAAHYYANLQRKSPFPIVYNVGDMAVGWETIERLAGHPDRYIPGHDPIVTEIYPRASDKVDAWALHLPPSRSFAK is encoded by the coding sequence ATGGGAAACGCCTACGAAATCTATGCCCTGCGTTATGCGACGATGTCGCCGCGCACCCCCAGCATGAACTTCCTGGCGCCGGATCCGCATGACGGTGCGGCGCAGGATCTCGACTATTTCGTCTGGCTGATCCGCGGCGGCGGTCGCGACATCCTGGTCGATACCGGTTTCAATGCCGAGGAGGCGAGCGCGCGGGCGCGCAAGCTGACGCTCAATCCGGCCGATGCGCTGGAGCGCTTCGGCGTCGCGGCGTCGAGCATTCGCGACATTATCGTGACGCATCTGCACTACGATCACGCCGGCAATCTCGATCGCTTCCCGAATGCGCGCTTCCATCTCCAGGAGCGCGAGATGGCCTACGCGACCGGGCGCTGCATGTGCAACGGACTGCTGCGCCATCCGTTCTCGGTCGAGCACGTCACGCAGATGGTACGCCACGTCTATGGCGAGCGCGTCACCTTCTATTCCGGCGATGGCGAGATCGCGCCCGGTGTCACCGTGCATCGCGTCGGCGGCCACTCGGATGGCTTGCAGGTGGTCAAGGTCGAGACTGCGCGCGGATCGGTGGTGCTCGCCTCCGATGCCGCGCATTATTACGCCAATCTCCAGCGCAAGAGCCCGTTCCCGATCGTCTACAATGTCGGCGACATGGCGGTCGGTTGGGAGACGATCGAGCGCCTCGCTGGCCATCCTGACCGCTATATACCGGGCCACGATCCGATCGTGACGGAGATCTACCCGCGCGCCAGCGACAAGGTCGATGCTTGGGCCTTGCATCTACCGCCGTCGCGGTCGTTTGCGAAATGA
- a CDS encoding MarR family winged helix-turn-helix transcriptional regulator, translated as MARTSSDIALRTREAVETSPRPKSRLDLFKFVPFRLNRLAAEVSSALAVEYQERHGLDIPSWRVIATLGFRNDACSAQYISQCTRTHKSTISRAVTTLLNDGLIERVENEADRREFRLQLTKKGRALYEELFPQLLRREDEILACLSPQERKQLSALLGKIEESLDLIQTSEEADAKQAY; from the coding sequence TTGGCGAGGACATCCAGCGATATCGCGCTCAGGACACGCGAGGCGGTAGAGACGTCGCCGCGGCCGAAGTCGCGGCTCGACCTGTTCAAGTTCGTGCCGTTCCGGCTCAACCGGCTTGCGGCGGAAGTGAGCTCTGCGCTCGCGGTCGAATATCAGGAGCGCCACGGTCTCGACATTCCGTCCTGGCGCGTGATCGCGACACTCGGCTTCCGCAACGATGCCTGTAGCGCGCAATACATCTCGCAATGCACCCGCACGCACAAATCCACCATCAGCCGCGCAGTGACCACGCTGTTGAATGACGGGTTGATCGAGCGGGTCGAGAACGAAGCCGACCGCCGCGAATTCCGCCTGCAACTGACGAAGAAAGGCCGCGCGCTTTATGAGGAGCTGTTCCCGCAATTGCTGCGGCGAGAAGACGAGATCCTCGCCTGCCTTTCGCCGCAGGAGCGCAAGCAACTCTCGGCGCTGCTCGGCAAGATCGAGGAGAGCCTCGACCTGATCCAGACCAGCGAAGAGGCCGACGCCAAGCAGGCGTATTAG
- a CDS encoding FAD-dependent oxidoreductase, whose protein sequence is MAQTKSQFGYRRHPDQDRPGQSPAEHPVVVVGAGPVGLSLAIDLAQRGQRVVLLDDADRIGEGSRAICFSKRSLEYWDRLGVADRMVDKGVVWSVGRIFHGEQQLYQFNLLPEDGHKRPAFINLQQYYAEAYLVDRVGDLPDIELRWRNKVTALEQRNDAVALTIETPEGAYRLHAQYVIACDGARSSLRQMVGADFAGQVFEDQFLIADVKMTAEFPTERWFWFDPPFHAGRSALLHKQPDNVWRIDLQLDRDADPVVEKKPENVRPRIARMLGHDKFEFEWISLYKFQCRRMDRFLHGRVIFAGDSAHQVSPFGARGANSGLEDAENLSWKLDRVLRGTSPARLLDSYHVERSMAADENIRESTRSTDFMAPNSHQEARLRKAVLSLAKDTEFGKRMVNGGRLSVPCSYDSPLSSRDADAWRDGPLPGCSMLDAPVGAQGYLTDAFRKGGTDFTLLLFNNGAAIDAPDSLREIRIGGEGGLADPSGLVAKRYDAEPGAAYLLRPDGYVAARFRHPTREAISAALSRAAGLN, encoded by the coding sequence ATGGCGCAGACCAAATCCCAGTTCGGCTACCGCCGCCACCCCGATCAGGACCGGCCCGGTCAAAGCCCGGCCGAGCATCCGGTCGTGGTCGTCGGTGCCGGCCCGGTCGGGCTGTCGCTGGCGATTGATCTTGCCCAGCGCGGCCAGCGCGTCGTCCTCCTGGATGATGCCGACCGCATCGGCGAGGGCTCGCGCGCGATCTGCTTCTCGAAACGCTCGCTGGAATATTGGGACCGGCTCGGCGTCGCCGACCGCATGGTCGACAAGGGCGTGGTGTGGAGCGTCGGCCGCATCTTTCACGGCGAACAGCAGCTCTACCAGTTCAACCTGCTGCCCGAGGACGGCCACAAGCGGCCGGCCTTCATCAACCTCCAACAATATTACGCCGAAGCCTATCTCGTGGATCGCGTCGGCGACCTGCCTGATATCGAGCTGCGCTGGCGCAACAAGGTCACGGCGCTCGAGCAACGCAATGATGCCGTTGCGCTGACGATCGAGACGCCCGAGGGCGCCTATCGGCTGCACGCGCAATATGTCATCGCCTGCGACGGCGCGCGCTCCTCGCTGCGGCAGATGGTCGGTGCCGACTTCGCCGGCCAGGTGTTCGAGGACCAATTCCTGATCGCCGACGTCAAGATGACGGCCGAATTCCCAACCGAGCGCTGGTTCTGGTTCGATCCGCCGTTTCATGCGGGCCGTTCGGCGCTGCTGCACAAGCAGCCCGACAATGTCTGGCGCATCGATCTCCAGCTCGACCGCGACGCCGATCCCGTCGTCGAGAAGAAGCCGGAAAACGTGCGGCCGCGGATCGCGCGCATGCTCGGCCACGACAAGTTCGAGTTCGAGTGGATCTCGCTCTACAAGTTCCAGTGCCGGCGGATGGATCGCTTTCTCCACGGCCGCGTGATTTTTGCCGGCGATTCCGCGCATCAGGTCTCGCCCTTCGGCGCGCGCGGCGCCAATTCCGGACTCGAGGACGCGGAAAACCTCTCCTGGAAGCTCGATCGCGTGTTGCGTGGCACTTCGCCTGCGCGCCTGCTCGACAGCTATCACGTCGAGCGCAGCATGGCGGCCGACGAGAACATCCGCGAATCGACCCGTTCAACCGATTTCATGGCGCCGAACTCGCACCAGGAAGCGCGGCTGCGCAAGGCGGTGCTGTCGCTGGCGAAGGACACCGAGTTCGGCAAGCGGATGGTCAATGGCGGCCGGCTCTCGGTGCCGTGCAGCTATGATTCGCCGCTGTCATCGCGCGACGCGGATGCGTGGCGCGATGGACCGTTGCCGGGCTGTTCCATGCTCGACGCGCCCGTTGGCGCGCAGGGTTATCTGACGGATGCGTTCCGCAAAGGTGGAACGGACTTCACCTTGCTGTTGTTCAACAATGGCGCGGCGATCGATGCGCCCGATAGTCTCAGGGAGATTCGTATTGGCGGCGAGGGCGGACTTGCCGATCCCTCAGGCCTCGTCGCCAAGCGCTATGACGCCGAGCCGGGTGCTGCCTATCTCCTCAGGCCCGATGGTTATGTCGCCGCGCGCTTCCGTCATCCGACGCGCGAGGCCATATCCGCGGCACTGTCGCGCGCCGCAGGCTTGAATTGA
- a CDS encoding DUF2783 domain-containing protein: MPLSTSSNFARPDDAFRAIVEAHRGLTDEQSADFDAALVLIFANHIGDIDVLREAIVLAKRRMIDSQQQQQQQ; this comes from the coding sequence ATGCCGCTTTCAACCAGTTCGAACTTCGCGCGGCCGGACGATGCGTTTCGCGCCATTGTCGAGGCGCATCGCGGCCTGACCGACGAGCAGAGCGCCGATTTCGACGCAGCGTTGGTCCTGATCTTTGCCAACCATATCGGCGACATCGACGTGCTGCGGGAAGCGATCGTGCTGGCGAAGCGGCGCATGATCGACAGCCAGCAGCAACAGCAACAACAATAA
- a CDS encoding MBL fold metallo-hydrolase, whose product MAKNFASTGDLSEKTITFSEIGPDLYAFTAEGDPNTAIIVGDDGCLVFDAQSTPAMANKVIERVRTVTDKPIKYVVLSHYHAVRVLGASAYKAQGIVASQETYRLIEERGQQDWDSEYGRFPRLFQDAQSIPGLTWPTLTFEGEMSIYLGKREVRLMQLGAGHTSGDIVAWVPDAEVMFSGDLIEYHSACYCGDAHLREWPLTLNEIRNFNPKAIAPGRGDALKGTATVREAIAMTRDFVTSLYGAAEISVAKGRTLKESMAATREVMDPKFHSFAIYEHCLPFNVSRAYDEASGIDDPVIWTDKRDQEMWANLQGGG is encoded by the coding sequence ATGGCGAAGAACTTCGCATCCACCGGCGATCTCTCAGAGAAGACAATCACCTTCTCCGAGATCGGCCCCGATCTCTATGCCTTCACCGCCGAAGGCGATCCGAACACGGCCATCATCGTCGGCGACGACGGCTGCCTGGTGTTCGACGCGCAGTCGACACCCGCGATGGCCAACAAGGTGATCGAGCGCGTCCGCACCGTCACCGACAAGCCGATCAAATATGTCGTGCTGTCGCATTATCACGCCGTGCGCGTGCTGGGTGCCTCCGCCTACAAGGCGCAAGGCATCGTTGCCTCGCAGGAGACGTATCGCCTGATCGAGGAGCGCGGCCAGCAGGATTGGGATTCCGAATATGGACGCTTTCCACGCCTGTTCCAGGACGCGCAAAGCATTCCCGGCCTGACCTGGCCGACGCTCACCTTCGAAGGCGAGATGTCGATCTATCTCGGCAAGCGTGAGGTGCGGCTGATGCAGTTAGGGGCTGGCCACACCTCCGGCGACATCGTCGCCTGGGTGCCGGATGCCGAAGTCATGTTCTCCGGCGATCTCATCGAATATCACTCGGCCTGCTATTGTGGTGACGCGCATTTGCGCGAATGGCCGCTGACGCTGAACGAGATCCGCAACTTCAATCCCAAGGCGATCGCGCCGGGCCGCGGCGATGCGCTGAAGGGCACTGCCACCGTGCGCGAAGCCATCGCGATGACGCGCGACTTCGTCACCTCGCTCTATGGTGCGGCCGAAATCTCGGTTGCCAAGGGACGCACGCTGAAGGAATCGATGGCCGCGACGCGCGAGGTGATGGATCCGAAATTCCACAGCTTCGCCATCTACGAGCACTGCCTGCCGTTCAACGTGTCGCGCGCCTATGACGAGGCGTCGGGGATCGACGATCCCGTAATCTGGACCGACAAGCGCGACCAGGAGATGTGGGCGAACTTGCAAGGAGGAGGATAG